The Achromobacter pestifer genome includes a region encoding these proteins:
- the msrP gene encoding protein-methionine-sulfoxide reductase catalytic subunit MsrP: protein MLIRKPDDILPSEITSETVWRSRRELMLRAGMVAAAAGLPGWAARSAHAQEAGALPGKANAALSVMDKQTSLADVTSYNNYYEFGVDKDDPAANAGKLQTRPWSVSVEGEVGRPRTFSIEELLKLAPMEERVYRLRCVEGWSMVIPWVGYSLSALLKQVEPTGNAKYVEFVTAVQRENMPGVRAAILEWPYVEGLRIDEAMNPLAMLVFGVYGRVLPNQNGAPLRLAVPWKYGFKSAKSLVKIRLVEKPPVSSWIKAAPQEYGLYANVNPDVPHPRWSQATERRIGEDGLFSPKRKTLMFNGYAEQVASLYQGMDLKANY, encoded by the coding sequence ATGTTGATACGCAAGCCCGACGATATTCTTCCGTCCGAGATCACCTCCGAGACCGTCTGGCGCTCGCGCCGCGAACTGATGCTGCGTGCCGGGATGGTCGCGGCGGCCGCGGGCCTGCCGGGGTGGGCCGCGCGCAGCGCACATGCCCAGGAGGCAGGCGCCCTGCCGGGCAAGGCCAACGCGGCTTTGAGCGTCATGGACAAGCAGACCTCGCTGGCTGATGTGACGTCGTACAACAATTACTACGAGTTCGGCGTCGATAAGGACGACCCCGCCGCCAACGCTGGCAAATTGCAGACACGTCCCTGGAGCGTGAGCGTCGAGGGCGAGGTCGGCCGGCCGCGCACGTTCTCCATCGAAGAGCTGCTCAAGCTGGCGCCGATGGAAGAGCGCGTCTACCGGCTACGCTGCGTCGAGGGCTGGTCCATGGTGATTCCCTGGGTGGGCTATTCACTGTCGGCGCTGCTCAAGCAGGTCGAGCCCACGGGCAACGCCAAGTACGTGGAATTCGTGACCGCCGTGCAGCGCGAGAATATGCCGGGCGTGCGCGCCGCGATCCTGGAGTGGCCCTATGTGGAAGGCCTGCGCATCGACGAGGCCATGAATCCCCTGGCCATGCTGGTGTTCGGCGTCTACGGCCGCGTGCTGCCGAACCAGAACGGCGCGCCGCTCAGACTGGCGGTGCCCTGGAAATACGGCTTCAAGTCTGCCAAGTCCCTGGTGAAGATCCGACTGGTGGAAAAGCCGCCCGTGTCGTCCTGGATCAAGGCTGCGCCGCAGGAGTATGGCCTTTACGCCAATGTGAATCCCGACGTGCCTCATCCGCGCTGGAGCCAGGCCACGGAGCGCCGCATCGGCGAGGACGGCCTGTTCTCGCCCAAGCGCAAGACCTTGATGTTCAACGGTTATGCCGAACAGGTGGCGTCGCTCTATCAGGGCATGGACCTGAAGGCGAACTATTGA
- a CDS encoding HAD family hydrolase, whose amino-acid sequence MSYSLVVFDWDGTLMDSTHSIVAAIQGACRDLELAVPSASDASWVIGLSLESALRRAVPELTQAMLPRFLERYRTHYLLRDPELRLFEGVQELLGELAGQNVRLAVATGKSRVGLTRALAATGLGPLFDATRTADETFSKPHPAMLHELMQELDVDPERVVMVGDTSHDLQMAINAGVHGLGVTYGAHTLKELEGCSPQAVLDSVPGLREWLLPRVM is encoded by the coding sequence ATGTCGTATTCGCTGGTCGTTTTTGACTGGGATGGCACCCTGATGGATTCCACGCACAGCATCGTGGCGGCCATCCAGGGCGCCTGCCGCGACCTGGAGCTGGCGGTGCCCTCGGCGTCCGATGCCAGTTGGGTGATAGGTCTGTCCCTGGAAAGCGCCCTGCGCCGCGCGGTGCCGGAACTGACGCAGGCGATGCTGCCGCGTTTCCTGGAGCGCTACCGCACCCACTACCTGCTGCGCGATCCGGAATTGCGCCTGTTCGAGGGCGTGCAGGAACTGCTGGGTGAATTGGCGGGGCAGAACGTGCGCCTGGCCGTCGCTACCGGCAAGAGCCGCGTGGGCCTGACCCGCGCGCTGGCCGCGACCGGGCTGGGGCCGCTGTTCGACGCCACCCGTACCGCCGACGAAACCTTCAGCAAGCCGCATCCGGCGATGCTGCACGAACTGATGCAGGAGCTGGATGTGGATCCGGAGCGTGTGGTGATGGTGGGCGACACCTCGCACGATCTGCAAATGGCGATCAATGCCGGCGTGCACGGCCTGGGCGTGACCTATGGCGCTCACACCCTGAAGGAACTGGAGGGATGCTCGCCCCAGGCGGTGCTCGACAGTGTGCCGGGATTGCGCGAGTGGCTGTTGCCGCGCGTGATGTAG
- a CDS encoding RluA family pseudouridine synthase: protein MRKETSSSIPLSKAAPAVRMVEVDAEQAGQRLDNFLARLCKGVPKTHIYKAIRGGEVRINKGRTSADYRVAEGDVVRIPPLRLPDPGKPRPVPGAEFPVVFEDEALLVVDKPAGVAVHGGSGVSFGVIEQLRAARPGAKFLELVHRLDRETSGLLMVAKKRSALLALHAMLREGKGDKHYLALVEGDWVNDRQHIKLGLSKWTTQSGERRVKVDPDGQTAHTIVTLKQRFGGYSLVDAELRTGRTHQIRVHLAASGFPIVGDDKYGHDEVRAQFSRMGFGRMFLHAHQLTLAHPVTGELLTLTAELPPACRQILKKLELV from the coding sequence ATGCGCAAAGAAACTTCCTCCTCCATTCCCCTCTCTAAAGCTGCCCCCGCCGTCCGCATGGTGGAGGTCGATGCCGAACAGGCCGGCCAACGCCTGGACAACTTCCTGGCGAGGCTGTGCAAGGGCGTCCCCAAAACACACATCTACAAGGCCATCCGTGGCGGCGAGGTGCGGATAAACAAGGGACGCACTTCGGCCGACTACCGGGTCGCGGAAGGCGATGTCGTCCGCATTCCGCCATTGCGGCTGCCGGACCCAGGCAAGCCGCGTCCGGTTCCGGGCGCCGAATTCCCAGTGGTGTTCGAGGACGAAGCCCTGCTGGTGGTGGACAAGCCCGCCGGCGTGGCGGTCCATGGCGGCAGCGGCGTGTCCTTCGGCGTGATCGAGCAATTGCGGGCTGCCCGGCCCGGCGCCAAGTTCCTGGAACTGGTCCATCGCCTGGACCGGGAAACCTCGGGCCTCTTGATGGTGGCCAAGAAGCGCAGCGCTCTGCTGGCGCTGCACGCCATGCTGCGTGAAGGAAAAGGGGACAAGCACTACCTGGCCCTGGTCGAGGGCGATTGGGTCAATGATCGCCAGCACATCAAACTGGGCCTGTCCAAATGGACCACCCAGTCCGGCGAGCGCCGGGTCAAGGTGGATCCCGACGGTCAGACGGCGCACACCATCGTCACGCTCAAGCAGCGGTTTGGTGGCTATAGTCTGGTCGACGCCGAGTTGCGTACCGGGCGTACCCACCAGATCCGGGTGCACCTGGCGGCCAGCGGCTTTCCCATCGTGGGCGACGACAAGTATGGCCACGACGAGGTGCGCGCGCAGTTCTCGCGCATGGGCTTTGGCAGGATGTTCCTGCACGCCCACCAATTGACCCTGGCTCACCCGGTGACGGGCGAGCTCTTGACGCTTACCGCCGAGCTGCCCCCCGCCTGCCGGCAAATACTGAAAAAATTGGAGTTGGTCTGA